One part of the Sardina pilchardus chromosome 5, fSarPil1.1, whole genome shotgun sequence genome encodes these proteins:
- the ripply1 gene encoding protein ripply1 isoform X2, producing the protein MQSACLVAQQTPFAASPRLVSNGGSHCSLHASKSALWRPWLVTRDNAQTRCQRSQLACPYSRPPVSGATTASSKLQPFQHPVRLFWPKSKSYDYLYSDGDALLRNFPVQATISFYEESDSDSDEEDEDDEEEEQLMEAEQKGQSQDCVQSRPCFSTLN; encoded by the exons ATGCAATCCGCGTGTCTCGTAGCTCAGCAGACGCCCTTCGCCGCCTCACCTCGACTGGTCTCAAACGGGGGCTCACATTGTTCACTACACGCCAG TAAATCTGCCCTGTGGAGACCATGGCTCGTGACTCGCGACAATGCGCAAACGAGATGCCAGAGAAGTCAGCTTGCTTGT cCTTACTCCAGACCTCCTGTGTCAGGCGCCACCACAGCCTCCAGCAAACTACAGCCCTTTCAGCACCCTGTCAG GCTTTTCTGGCCCAAATCGAAGTCATATGACTACCTGTACAGCGATGGAGACGCCTTGCTCAGAAACTTCCCTGTGCAAGCGACGATCAGCTTCTATGAGGAATCGGACAGTGACAGTGACGAGGAAGACGAGGACGATGAGGAAGAAGAACAGCTGATGGAGGCAGAGCAGAAAGGCCAGTCTCAGGACTGTGTCCAGTCTCGCCCTTGCTTTAGTACCTTGAATTAA
- the cldn2 gene encoding claudin-2, with amino-acid sequence MAVAAIELLGFFLGLVGMIGTLTATVLPYWEISSHIGANIVTAVYNMKGLWMECVYQSTGAFQCETYNTILGLSTNLQAARAMMVISVLFSALACAVSTLGMQCTVCMDGSAAKARVAGAGGCLFLTAGLLALIPVSWKTHEVVQTFYTLHLPDSLKYELGDCLYVGIASSLMSMLGGGLLSVSCCDEMDGPGGMRGMRRPGGGYPYPHGVGMGTGGGGVARGGGSMPLRSQPAAATKGNTLSHNSTSSHSTHAPMQGSRKSPRQQTAPGYDVTGYV; translated from the coding sequence ATGGCTGTCGCTGCCATAGAACTGTTGGGCTTTTTCCTGGGCCTTGTGGGCATGATTGGCACTCTAACGGCCACGGTGCTGCCCTACTGGGAGATCTCCTCGCACATCGGCGCCAACATCGTCACGGCCGTGTACAACATGAAGGGCCTGTGGATGGAGTGCGTGTACCAGAGCACCGGCGCCTTCCAGTGCGAGACCTACAACACCATCCTGGGCCTGAGCACCAACCTGCAGGCGGCGCGCGCCATGATGGTCATCTCCGTGCTCTTCTCCGCGCTGGCCTGCGCCGTGTCCACCCTGGGCATGCAGTGCACCGTGTGCATGGACGGCTCGGCGGCCAAGGCGCGGGTGGCCGGGGCCGGCGGCTGCCTGTTCCTGACCGCGGGGCTCCTGGCGCTGATCCCGGTGTCGTGGAAGACCCACGAGGTGGTGCAGACCTTCTACACGCTGCACCTGCCCGACAGCCTCAAGTACGAGCTGGGCGACTGCCTGTACGTGGGCATCGCGTCCTCGCTGATGTCCATGCTGGGCGGCGGGCTGCTCAGCGTCTCCTGCTGCGACGAGATGGACGGGCCCGGGGGCATGAGGGGCATGCGCAGGCCCGGGGGTGGGTACCCGTACCCGCACGGCGTCGGGATGGGCACAGGCGGCGGCGGGGTCGCCCGCGGGGGCGGCTCCATGCCGCTGCGGAGTCAGCCCGCCGCTGCCACCAAGGGCAACACGCTCAGCCACAACAGCACCAGCAGCCATTCCACCCACGCCCCCATGCAGGGCTCCCGTAAGTCACCGCGCCAACAGACGGCCCCTGGCTATGATGTTACTGGGTATGTGTGA
- the ripply1 gene encoding protein ripply1 isoform X1: MQSACLVAQQTPFAASPRLVSNGGSHCSLHASSKSALWRPWLVTRDNAQTRCQRSQLACPYSRPPVSGATTASSKLQPFQHPVRLFWPKSKSYDYLYSDGDALLRNFPVQATISFYEESDSDSDEEDEDDEEEEQLMEAEQKGQSQDCVQSRPCFSTLN; the protein is encoded by the exons ATGCAATCCGCGTGTCTCGTAGCTCAGCAGACGCCCTTCGCCGCCTCACCTCGACTGGTCTCAAACGGGGGCTCACATTGTTCACTACACGCCAG CAGTAAATCTGCCCTGTGGAGACCATGGCTCGTGACTCGCGACAATGCGCAAACGAGATGCCAGAGAAGTCAGCTTGCTTGT cCTTACTCCAGACCTCCTGTGTCAGGCGCCACCACAGCCTCCAGCAAACTACAGCCCTTTCAGCACCCTGTCAG GCTTTTCTGGCCCAAATCGAAGTCATATGACTACCTGTACAGCGATGGAGACGCCTTGCTCAGAAACTTCCCTGTGCAAGCGACGATCAGCTTCTATGAGGAATCGGACAGTGACAGTGACGAGGAAGACGAGGACGATGAGGAAGAAGAACAGCTGATGGAGGCAGAGCAGAAAGGCCAGTCTCAGGACTGTGTCCAGTCTCGCCCTTGCTTTAGTACCTTGAATTAA